Genomic DNA from Coregonus clupeaformis isolate EN_2021a chromosome 9, ASM2061545v1, whole genome shotgun sequence:
TGCATTATGGAGATATTACtataggaaggccctaaaaattgccaaagactccagccaccctaatcatagaatgttctctctgctacagcacggcaagcggtaccggagtgcaaagtctaggtccaaaaggcttcttaacagcttctaccccgaagccataagactcccgAACAGCGAattaaatggctacccggactacttgcattgaccccccccccatttttacgctgctgctactctctgtttattatctattcatagtcactttacctctacctacatgtacatattacctcaattacctctgtATATATCCTCGTTACTGtcattttattgttgctctttttcttcttcttttttttctcttcagtttatttagtaaatactttcatAACACttctttttcttaaaactgcattgttggttaaggacttgtaagtaagcatttcactgtaaggtctacacctgttatattcggcgcatgtgacaaatacaatttgatttgatttgattattattGAACCTGCATATGGAGATATTATTCACTTCATCAAGAAACACTCTGAGTATCTCTCCCAGTCGTCTGAGAAGAGGCTGCATAATTATAATTGTAGAGGCCATGGTAACAGGGCTTTAATGTAGATGAATAGTGTTGACTCTACTTGACAGTCTGGCCTGATTTAAACCCTCCTGAGAGCTCAGGTGGGTATTGCAATCATAAATATTCTAAATGTAATGCTGCGTTGTGTTTACCAATGAGAAGCGTTATTCCACAACTCCCCATGCAGCCATAACTGTTAGGGCCACATTAACAGGTCAATCTCACTCACACTGACTGAAGCTCCCCTTTGCTCCGACCACTGACTCACATTACTACACTACATTATGGCTTTTTGTATGTTGAATCCACACAGTCCACCTATGTGTCCCAATTCTCTATGTTCTGCCCTACAGTAAGTAAGCACTTGTGAGTTGTGCAAGGGGAGAAGAGGACAAATGCACACTTTGAGAAAGGTAGGAGAATTGGGACACAGGGCACGTCCCCATATTGGTCTTGGCTAACTGAGGAGGGTCTGTACCTTGTGCAGCCATAGGGGCGCGCCCTTGATTCCATCAACACTGGGTTGCTGCTCCTGCACCGCAGCCCAGCAGAAAGAGTCAACATAGGCCGCCTGTCGCCACGAGAAGTTCGTAGGGGCAAAACAGCTGATCTGGGTACCTGCATTCAGACATAAAGGGATTGGAGGACAGGGTTAGAACAGGCCACTTGTTGTTGTCCCATAGTGCTGAGGATGGACGGTAAAAATACATTGATTTCCACTGTATCCTAGTTATTTGCTTGATGTGTAACCCTTTAACACACTGCCAAGTGAGAATTAGCCTGTGACTCAGCATTAGAAATTATTTCCCCATGATTTTATTAATCTATTAGGCTACATCTTTTACTCACAAACCTGTTTATCTACCTGCTACCTCTCAGTCACTTTATTCAGTATAAATAATTTTAGAGCCTACTACAACTGAGAAAGGATCAAATATGAAAAGCAGTGAAAGGAGGGGTGTGGCCGTGTGGATTTGTTTACGAGGTTGTTGAGTCATTTTCAAATAACTACAATCTAACTGCTTCACGCAGGTTGGCGGCGCTGTGAGCCTGCTCTCGAACAACATACAATACAAGAAGGCTAAAATGTAACTAAGACTACATTTTGAGGGACAAGCAACACAGCTGTTTTAACAAGATAAACATTTAACAATATTGGATAGGTTAATCAGGGGCGACACATTTCAGTGAAATTGCCTGTTTTCCTTTGACAGACGGTGGTGGTCTGAATTTTAGTTATGGGCTATATGGAGCAGACAAAGAACGACCCAGGGATTAGACATGTTTACGAGATCATCTGACGAGAATGTAAGAATCCATTCGTGTAAATGTTGGCACTGAAATCATTGAAGCAGTGTTTTATTGTTTAGGCCTACAGTGCTTGACTGCAATGGACTGCAAGAAACTAAACAAAGAAAGACAGAGTTTGTTCGCCGAGAGAACCCGCTAGTCTGCTCTGATGTAGTGCGTGCGCTCAATTCTACAGAGAAtactattttatcaatttctaTGTTTGACCCAGATGCTTTATTCGACCGATTTAAACATTTTAGCGTGTGTTCTGATAATCTATCAGTAATTCAACTCACCTACTGACACCTCCTGGGCAAACGCGAGGGAAATAAGTAACAAAGGGAGACCAACCGCGATGAAAGTTACTATTTTGTCTACCGCCAGCTCCAGACGCACTCCTTTGTACTTCGACTCTGTTGGATCCTTCAATAAAAAGTCGGAGAAAACGTATTCTGTAGCAACGTGTGCAATCGCCATGGTTCAATGTGAAATAGTCACCGTGCGACCAATTTCAAAGTAATAGACAGTTAATAAAATGTATTGTTCATCCAAAAAAAACAAGCCGATGTCCAAGTTTTTACGCACATTAGGCCTATTTGCTATGACGACGGCGAGAAACTAAGATTTCATGTAATTAACAACAAGCATGTTCCTTATCTGAAAGTGCATTCAATAACGCCTGTGACTCATCGTCTAGACTTGCACTGATGGGCTAGTGGCAAAGGAGCCATCGACACGTGACCCGCCTCAACGCTCACAGCCTTTTATTATTTTACTGTCAATGGAAGAGCAGTGCCAGACTGCCAGTGCCTTTCCAAGGTCCTCGCACTGAGCGTTACAGAAAACAAAAGTATGTTATCTCTCTTCTCCAGGAATAAATTAGGTAGGCCTGATTCGTAGCGTTGCTTTGACAGTTTAATTTGATACACTGACTAGTCCCCCACTGTTGCAACTGCTGCTGTGCAGTGGCCCCCATGTGGTAGTGCTGAAATGGGCCAGTAGGCCTACACATTTCGGCATGTTTGGAGGAGGGTTCCAGTCAGCCTCACTATCCCAGCCCTGGCAGCTGCAGCACCAAGGACAGCAGCTGGCCTCATGCTCAGCAACTCACCCCAGATAGGGTtcactctctgtctccctgcttgTTTTGGGTTTCATGACTTCATCGCTTTTTCAGGTATCACATCCCTCTCTGTTAACCAGAAATAGTTTAAAAGTGATTTCAAACCCCATTTACAACAGGCCACGAGTGACCATGTCTGTGAATGTgaaatacatttctgtaaaccTACCCCCAGAAATACTGACAGACACAAAGACAGTGACACTATTGTTCTGGATCAAGGGCATGACTAATTAATGAGACTAGAGCTTAGCCAATGTGGGCTACAGGGGCTAGACGCTATGGTGCTGCAATTAGTttcagagagcgagagcgagagattaTGAGATATTCTTATGTATGTTTGTGGAAAAAGTTGAAGATGACTTCggtaataaaaaaatacatttggaGACTGGAAAAGATTTGGAGTTTTTATTATCTTATTTGCCTATGCAGACCTCTTACGCATTAGCAATTTAAAGTGACAGATTAATAGTGTAAGGTACAAACGTTATATCCCATTATATCCTGTTCAAACGTAGAGATTACATTAACATGATAACTTGAAATTAACTTTCCTTTTTACATCTGATCCATCTTTATGCAATGTCTTCAAAGGGGAATCAATAAAGAAAGTAAATTATAATACATATCTTATCTAACAGAAGAGGAGAGATTGTAATAAAACACTCAAATGTAgtcattagagagagagaaacatctaggtGGATTAGCTGGCCAGGCTCTTGGTGGGTTGGGGCTGGAGATCCTGGTGCCACTGTCTCAGACCGTGTTGAAAAGATTGAAGAAGTCATTATTCTGGCCCTCTGGAGTCTCCTCCAGCTCCACAGCCTCACAGAAAGATGGCAGAGTGAACACTTCAGGGTCCTTCACTTCAGTGACCACTTCAGAATTACTGTGAGAAAAAGAGAAAACACATGAAGATTTTGGGCATGCAAGAACCTACACCGTAAGCACAATCAGATATACAGTGTAGAACGAAATCTTCATCAATCTTCAAATAAATCTAGTACTGTAATAGGGCAATATGGTAAAAGCATACTTTACATACATCTCAGTGACCTTACACTGCTTTAAGCAAGTTAAACGTATGTCACACACCTGAAGAGGAGTGTGATGGAGTCAGTTGAGTAGAAAGTACTAAGTGGTAGACATTCTCCCACAGTAGTTGACACAGAATACTGGCCTGGAgatcagatagacagacagacattaggaCAGACGTATACTTTATGTGAATGCTTTGATTTGATACACCTCAATAGCTTTGCTATATAaaccaatatacagtatataaaccaTCATGTATTACTTTGTTAATAAAAATCACATTGACAGTCTGACTCCTAATGCGTATCATACTCACCCTTAGTCTCTGCCACGGATCCCATCCATATGTTCACTTTGATGTTCTCCTCCTGAACAGTGTTACTCCCCAAAAACAGCTCAACCTGATGGGCTGCACCAGCGGGGAGTTCAAGAGCGTGAGCATGAGAGTGCAGAGACA
This window encodes:
- the LOC121573669 gene encoding ependymin-2, whose translation is MQDFAFAALSIWLCLGATTLAESHGPQHCTSPNMTGVLTVMALTGGEIKATGHYSYDSTDKKLRFTESEMHLNKTEHLEDYLMLFEEGVFYDIDMKNHSCKKMSLHSHAHALELPAGAAHQVELFLGSNTVQEENIKVNIWMGSVAETKGQYSVSTTVGECLPLSTFYSTDSITLLFSNSEVVTEVKDPEVFTLPSFCEAVELEETPEGQNNDFFNLFNTV